CGCGACGGGCTGGGGACGCTGTACGACGCCCCCGGCGGCGACGGCGCACTGGAACTGATCCTGCGCTACTGCATGAGCGCCATCTCCGCCGAACGCCCCTACGTCCTGCCGTCCACCCCGCACGCCGAGGCATCCCTGTGGGAATGGGTCAGGCGGACGGCCGAGGACCGGCTCTCCCGCAAGTTCCGGCACGAGCTCGCCGGTCTGTGGCACAACGGCCGTCGCGCCCCCGGAGTCGAGCACCTGCGAACCCCGGCGCCGGCGCTCGAACCCGTCAGGGCGCGCAGCGCCCCGTACGTCCTGCTGCAGCTTGAGGCGCGCGGCTGGGAGCGGGACCGCTACGACTGGCGGATCGGCGTGGGACAGCACACCGGGGACGTCCTGCCCGTCGCCGAGGACAGCCGGGGCACCGCACCGCAGGCCCTGCCGGCCCGGCTCGCGGGCCCATTGGCGGAGGCGCTCCGGCGGTGCGACGAGCCCGACGACCCCGCCATGCTCCAGGTCGCCCTGCCCGAGGCCCTCATGGACCTGGAGGTCGACGGGTGGCGGGTGCCGCCCGACGGGCGGCCGCTCGGAGTGCTGCGCCCTGTGGTCGTCCGCCGCCTGTACCACTCTCCGCTCCAGGCCGACGACGGGACCGATGAGCGCGAGGCGCGCTGGAACCGGACCATGACCGCCGCGATGCGGGCCGCCGTCGTCGACTGCGAGGACGGCATGCGGGTTCCCGTACCCGTGGTGGAGGAGCTGCGCGGACTGGCGTACGAGACCGTCCCGGTGCTCTGCCGTCACGGTGACAGGGACGGCCCGGAGGCGGCTGCCGGTCTCGGGCGGGTGCTCGACGGGGGTTTCGGGGTGGCGCTGTGGCGGCGCCGCGCGGCCGAGCCGGTGACGGTCTGCACTCAGTACCACCGACGCGCCGCCGATGCGGTCGGCGAGGCCCGCACCGCTGAGCAACTCCCGCGAAAAGTACATGAGTTGAGGCGGGGAGTGCATGCGGCTCGTACCGAAATGTACTGGTCGCACGGTGTTGCCCTGTTCTGGGATGATCCGCACCATCCGTTGCCCGGCTCCGGGCAGTTCCTGGAGGCGCCGTGAAGGACCGTGCCGACGTGCCCCTTACGGAGGGTATGACGGATCGCTACCGTGAGGAACGTTCGACTGCTGCCCCTGGCGGACGAGTGACGACGAGGACCACGCTATGAGTGAACCCAGCGAGTGGCTCATCTACCGAGGGGCCGGCGAACCGCACGAGGGCATCGAGCAGTTGCCGCCCCCGCCGCCCTGGCGGGACTTCGCGGGCCGCGGCGCCCCGGACCCCGACGAGCAGGGCGGGGACGGGTCCGCCGACCGCCGCCTCGGCGCCCACCGGCACATCGCGGAGCTCCACCGGCCGGGCGCCGAAGAGCTCGAAATGATCAATGCCGCGCTCTATCTGCGGCGCCCGCTGCTGGTCACCGGCAGCCCCGGCGCCGGGAAGAGCACGCTGGCCCACTCCGTCGCCCATGAGCTCGGGCTCGGCCGGGTCCTGCGCTGGCCCATCGTCAGCCGCTCGGCGCTCCAGGACGGCCTCTACCACTACGACGCGATCGCCCGGCTCCAGGACGTACAGATCGCCGCGCACAGTGCGGCGGCCGGGGCGTCCGGGGCCGGATCGGCGGAGAGCATCGGCAGCTACATCCGGCTCGGGCCGCTCGGTACGGCGCTGCTGCCCTCGGACCGGCCGCGCGTGCTGCTCATCGACGAGCTCGACAAGAGCGACATCGATCTGCCGAACGACCTGCTCAACGTGTTGGAGGAGGGCGAGTTCGCCATCCCCGAGCTGGAGCGGATGGCCGACCGGCTGCCCGACGGCGTGGCGGAGGTCCTCGACGACGACGGCAACAAGGTGAGGGTGAGGGGCGGCCGGGTGCAGTGCCGGTCCTTCCCGTTCGTGGTGCTCACCAGCAACGGCGAGCGGGACTTCCCGGCGCCCCTGATGCGCCGCTGCATCCACCTGGAGCTGGGACGCCCCGACCACCAGCGGCTCGCGACCTTCGTACGAGCCCACCTCGGCGACGAGGCGGCGCGTTCCGGGGACGATCTCATCGCCCACTTCCTGGAGCGCTCCCGCAGCGAACTCCTGGCCACCGACCAGCTGTTGAACGCGATCTATCTCACCGACGCCGCCGCCCCGGCGGGCCGCGACCGCCTCGCCGACCTGCTCATCCAGCGACTCGACCGGCCGAGGTGATGCACTGATGGCCAGGGGCGCGCCACGGCACGGACCGGACGGGGGAGGCGGCTCGGGCACCGGCCCTGACTACGGCACCGACAACGGCTCCGACTACGACGCGGCCGAGGGCGCGGCGCCGGTGCCCCAGTCGTACGACGGAGGCCTGCTGCCCGTATTCGTCGCCCGGTTACGCGAGGCCGGGCTCGATCCCGATGTCGAGCAGCTTTGTGACGCCCTCTGGCTGGCCCGCTGGACCCGTCACCCCGACGCGCCGGACGACGAGGAGAGCGCCCCGCCGTCGCTGCCCGATGGCCCGGACCAGCATTCCCGGCCCGTCGTGAATCCCGCCCCGCCGGTGACCGGTCGCGACGAAGCGCCGGACCCCGCACCGGAGGGCGACGCGCCCACGGAGCAGCGGGACCCCGGTGACGCCGACCCGCGGATCGCCCTCTACCCCGTACCCCGCACCGCCGCACCACCCACCGGCCGCGGCGGCCGGGCGAGGGTGCTCACCGTCGGTGTGCCCGCCGCCCCCGCCCTCCCCGCGCCGCTGGAACTCCAGCGCGCCCTGCGCCCGTTGCAGCGCTACCGACCGGCCGTCCCGCCGCTGCGCCGCACCCTCGACGAGACGGCGACCGCTGAGCTCAGCGCCCGGGCCGGCGGCGTGATCATGCCGGTGTTCCGCGGGGTGTCCCGGGGCGAGGCACTGCTGCAGTGCGTCATGGACGCCTCCTCCTCGATGCTGGTGTGGGACCGGATGTTCGGCGAACTCCAGCGGATCTTCGGCCAGTTGGGTGCCTTCCGAGACGTCCAGGTGCGCTATCTGCATCAGGGGCCCGACGGCGCCGCCGCGGTGAGCCGCAGCCCCGATCCGGCCGCCGCGCCGCTGAACTCCGCGGACCGGCTGAGCGATCCGACCGGCCGCCGCGTCACCGTCCTGGTCAGCGACTGCGCCGGGCCGCTCTGGCACAGCGGCCGCGCCCACCGGCTGCTGCACCGGCTGGCCGCACAGGCCCCGACCGCCGTGCTCCAGCCCCTGCCCCAGCGGATGTGGAACCGGACCAGACTGCCGGTCACCTACGGCTCGCTGTCCCGGGGAGAGGGGCCCGGCGGAGCCGCCGTACTGAAGGTCACGGAGCACGGCGGAACGGGCCCCGCCGTGCATCCGGGCGCCCTCGCGGTTCCCGTACTCCCGCCGGTGGAAGGCGCGTTGGCGGCCTGGGCGAGGCTGCTCTCCGGCACGGGCGCGGGGCAGATCTCCGGGGCCGTCGGCTGGGTGCGGGCCGATCAGCCCGCGGCGGCCGCGCAGCGCCCAGGCGATGGCCTGTCCTCGCTCCAACTGGTCAGCCGCTTCCGCTCGGCGGCCTCCCCGGCCGCCGGACAGCTGGCCGTCTACCTCGCGGCGGCCCCGCTGTATCTGCCCGTGATGCAGCTGGTGCAGCGCACGATGCTGCCCCACTCCGGCCCGTCCGAACTCGCCGAGGTGCTGCTGAGCGGACTGCTCTCGCGCAGCAGGGCGGAGGACGGCGGCGGGGACGGCGGCCGGAGCCAGTGGTACGAATTCGCGCCCGGCGTCCGGGAAGCCCTGCTCGGTCCGCTGGGCCGGGACGAGGCGCTGCTCGTGCTCAAGCACTGCTCGCAGTACATCGAGCAGCGGTTCGGGAAGGGCGGGCCGAACTTCCCGGCCCTGGCCTTTGCCCAGCTCGGCGAGGGCAGATACGGATCGGCGCGGCCCACGCACACCACGGGCACCCTGGAGAACGGCGTGCCCGACGGGGAGATCGAAGAGGGTGACGAGAACGGGGAGAGCGGCGCAAGCGGCGGGTCGCGCGTCCCCCACCCCTTCGCCGAGGTCGCGGTCCGCGTACTGGAGCGTTTCATGCCCCTGCCCGAGCAGTTCGTCGTCCGGACCGACCGGGACGGTTACCACAGCCCCGTCCAGACGCCCAACGCGGCGGTGGAGAGCGCCCGAGTCCTGCTGCGGCACTTCGAGTCGGACGGCATGGTGCAGTACCTGATGGACGCCGTGCAGCTGCTGCGCGGCGCCACCGAGCGCGAGGAACGGCCGGGCGCCGATCCCGGGCTGTGGGCGGAGTACGCGCGCTGCGTCCTGCGGCTGTGGGAGGTGCAGGGCGATGCCGAGCTGCTCCGCGAGGCCGAGTACGCCGCAGAACGGGCCGCCGCGCACCCCGGGGCGGTACGCGAACGGGCCGTACTGGCCAAGGTGCTGCACGCCGCGGCCGACGACCGGCGCCGCCGCGGCGACCGGCGCGGCGCACTGGAGCTGCTGCGCCGCGCCGACCGCGAGTACACGGCCGCCTGCTCGGACCCCGGCCTCGAACCCGCCGAGGCCCTCCCGCTCACGCTGGAACGGGTCAGGGCCCTGGAGGCGCAGTGGCGGCTCGACGGCGACACCGCCCTGCTGCAGGCCGCGTACGGCATGCTGGAGGCGTTCGCCGATGTCTGGCCCGACCAGGAGAACCGGCCCGCCGCCCTGCCGCTGGCACACGGCCGTACCCTGCTGAAACTCGCCGGGGCCACCGTCGACACCGAACAGTCCCGGGTGTACGCCGGTCAGGCGGCACGCTCCCTGCGCACCGCGTTCGAACAGGGCGCCGGCCGGCACACCATGGGCACCGAGGTGCGCATCCTGCTGGACCTGGTGGACGCCCTGCTCGCCTCCGGCGAGGAGCCGGACGAGGCGGCGACCCTGATCGAGCAGGCCCTGGAGACCGTACGGGAACAGCGGCTGCGCGCCTCGCTCCGGACCCGGGCCGCCCGGGTCCGCGTCGCCCGCTACGAACACACCGGGAATCCGGACGAACTCGTGGAGGCGGCCGACTGGTTCGCCCGCGCCGCACGCGGCGTCCCACGCGATTCGCGGGCCCATGCCGATCTGCTGGAGGAGTGGGGCGGCACCCTGCTGCGCCGCGCCCAACTG
This sequence is a window from Streptomyces sp. NBC_01217. Protein-coding genes within it:
- a CDS encoding VMAP-C domain-containing protein, yielding MAATVRIHRPEPGYAPDGSDRGFLGSGFFIAPSWVLTCAHVAMEGEGRRVNVVFKPDPGSAETAVEGAVVAALPESRPGTPGPGGWPAPDLALIRLLRPVEHPCVYVTERPAGMFGGGSVLYTGWTGGGSGQLTRFSGRCQVMGTFGDWAEDDEQMRLDGDRMYPGLSGGPVVDLARGEVVGVLKSRSDGTTGGTSIGVERLRTLPVPPGTVAAESDDPYQSVFHAHDRYHADRHTSPVGTERTWADLQRELGAGAGLALSPQQRVDLLGRLAELPPPLSTRSLLDVLDRLPDSHPSEHHAAPRGWRDGLGTLYDAPGGDGALELILRYCMSAISAERPYVLPSTPHAEASLWEWVRRTAEDRLSRKFRHELAGLWHNGRRAPGVEHLRTPAPALEPVRARSAPYVLLQLEARGWERDRYDWRIGVGQHTGDVLPVAEDSRGTAPQALPARLAGPLAEALRRCDEPDDPAMLQVALPEALMDLEVDGWRVPPDGRPLGVLRPVVVRRLYHSPLQADDGTDEREARWNRTMTAAMRAAVVDCEDGMRVPVPVVEELRGLAYETVPVLCRHGDRDGPEAAAGLGRVLDGGFGVALWRRRAAEPVTVCTQYHRRAADAVGEARTAEQLPRKVHELRRGVHAARTEMYWSHGVALFWDDPHHPLPGSGQFLEAP
- a CDS encoding AAA family ATPase, whose protein sequence is MSEPSEWLIYRGAGEPHEGIEQLPPPPPWRDFAGRGAPDPDEQGGDGSADRRLGAHRHIAELHRPGAEELEMINAALYLRRPLLVTGSPGAGKSTLAHSVAHELGLGRVLRWPIVSRSALQDGLYHYDAIARLQDVQIAAHSAAAGASGAGSAESIGSYIRLGPLGTALLPSDRPRVLLIDELDKSDIDLPNDLLNVLEEGEFAIPELERMADRLPDGVAEVLDDDGNKVRVRGGRVQCRSFPFVVLTSNGERDFPAPLMRRCIHLELGRPDHQRLATFVRAHLGDEAARSGDDLIAHFLERSRSELLATDQLLNAIYLTDAAAPAGRDRLADLLIQRLDRPR
- a CDS encoding SAV_2336 N-terminal domain-related protein; translation: MARGAPRHGPDGGGGSGTGPDYGTDNGSDYDAAEGAAPVPQSYDGGLLPVFVARLREAGLDPDVEQLCDALWLARWTRHPDAPDDEESAPPSLPDGPDQHSRPVVNPAPPVTGRDEAPDPAPEGDAPTEQRDPGDADPRIALYPVPRTAAPPTGRGGRARVLTVGVPAAPALPAPLELQRALRPLQRYRPAVPPLRRTLDETATAELSARAGGVIMPVFRGVSRGEALLQCVMDASSSMLVWDRMFGELQRIFGQLGAFRDVQVRYLHQGPDGAAAVSRSPDPAAAPLNSADRLSDPTGRRVTVLVSDCAGPLWHSGRAHRLLHRLAAQAPTAVLQPLPQRMWNRTRLPVTYGSLSRGEGPGGAAVLKVTEHGGTGPAVHPGALAVPVLPPVEGALAAWARLLSGTGAGQISGAVGWVRADQPAAAAQRPGDGLSSLQLVSRFRSAASPAAGQLAVYLAAAPLYLPVMQLVQRTMLPHSGPSELAEVLLSGLLSRSRAEDGGGDGGRSQWYEFAPGVREALLGPLGRDEALLVLKHCSQYIEQRFGKGGPNFPALAFAQLGEGRYGSARPTHTTGTLENGVPDGEIEEGDENGESGASGGSRVPHPFAEVAVRVLERFMPLPEQFVVRTDRDGYHSPVQTPNAAVESARVLLRHFESDGMVQYLMDAVQLLRGATEREERPGADPGLWAEYARCVLRLWEVQGDAELLREAEYAAERAAAHPGAVRERAVLAKVLHAAADDRRRRGDRRGALELLRRADREYTAACSDPGLEPAEALPLTLERVRALEAQWRLDGDTALLQAAYGMLEAFADVWPDQENRPAALPLAHGRTLLKLAGATVDTEQSRVYAGQAARSLRTAFEQGAGRHTMGTEVRILLDLVDALLASGEEPDEAATLIEQALETVREQRLRASLRTRAARVRVARYEHTGNPDELVEAADWFARAARGVPRDSRAHADLLEEWGGTLLRRAQLPDGRAHIGAAVRVLRDCRTETAEGSSRQAERLLMLGRALMLRHRATEDRVDLREAEHLFGLAAQKATDPLTAARCWLELGLSHLDASRVLQRPARLDEAAEAFRDAADAAATAEAELDSPEQFHQAVELGATANHWRGMTYERAGRPRAAREAYRAARQEWRKLPDGGGAAGEATAGRLAELER